From the genome of Penaeus chinensis breed Huanghai No. 1 chromosome 37, ASM1920278v2, whole genome shotgun sequence, one region includes:
- the LOC125045357 gene encoding alpha-1,4-N-acetylglucosaminyltransferase-like, translating into MYTTACAVESSAVHHPHRPVLVLLTAPDPDRDHPLLKVLQSLANVRLAWLDLDQVFEDANLRTWHQTRQWMFSEGRASAEVSDAVRAELLRRFGGTYVDLDAITLRSLPSLNNWLGRVDDTLVNTAIASFSPGHPLLEDVVKSIPTSFNPQGCCSIGPNLFTHILHQSCPKNVTTPSSADPAQAELCNDVTIFPRSYFYPIHYGYEEDQLGSIFREGEGLGRAFLSNMHAFSLHLFHSLSSKATVSLSGDSILKEVVSNNCPKVFRYLQEHNMVL; encoded by the exons ATGTACACGACA GCGTGTGCCGTCGAGAGCTCTGCCGTCCACCATCCTCACCGGCCGGTACTCGTGCTCCTAACTGCCCCTGACCCTGACCGAGACCACCCACTCCTCAAG GTGCTGCAAAGCCTGGCTAATGTGCGGCTGGCGTGGCTGGATTTGGATCAGGTGTTTGAGGATGCGAACCTCCGGACGTGGCACCAGACTCGACAGTGGATGTTCAGTGAAG GTCGCGCGTCCGCCGAGGTGAGCGACGCAGTGCGGGCGGAGTTGTTGCGCCGTTTTGGGGGAACGTACGTCGACCTTGATGCCATAACACTGCGCTCTTTGCCCAGCCTGAACAACTGGCTGGGTAGAGTGGATGATACGCTTGTCAACACAGCCATTGCGAGCTTCAGTCCCGGCCATCCACTGCTCGAG GATGTGGTAAagtccatccccacctccttcaaTCCCCAAGGATGTTGCAGCATCGGGCCCAACCTCTTCACGCACATCCTCCACCAGAGCTGCCCCAAGAAcgtcaccaccccctcctccgccgATCCCGCCCAGGCCGAGCTCTGCAACGACGTCACGATTTTCCCCAGGTCCTACTTCTACCCCATCCACTACGGGTACGAGGAGGACCAGCTGGGGAGCATcttcagggagggagagggcctaGGGCGCGCGTTCCTTTCCAACATGCACGCCTTCTCGCtacatctctttcactctctctcgtccaAAGCCACAGTTTCTCTCTCCGGCGACTCTATCTTGAAGGAAGTGGTCAGTAACAATTGCCCCAAAGTTTTTCGATATTTACAGGAACATAATATGGTGTTGTAG
- the LOC125045356 gene encoding uncharacterized protein LOC125045356 has translation MGHHLLLAVIKVEMFLNSINKKRRVKVNVILLVCAWTLSVTLIVPLMVKNGGAMWNRADVDEASWMYHLCPHYHAKPSARDTLSWRPPSAQDIFFTQTSCAVALSIREACAVESAARHHPHQQVLVFMTAPDLDRSHPLLQLLQTLSNVQLAWLDLDQVFVEGAVGQWHRDRLWMYSEGRTSAEVSDAVRAELLRRYGGTYIDLDAITLQPLPNTTNWLGRIDSNLVTAAVSRFAPGNPLLQHSLWLIACRLLNTKVSSPSSAPPSRITEGRRRGARVWVGRRRLTAKNGEECPSSVVDNIPSSFNPQGCCSIGPNLFTHILHQSCPKNVTTPSSADPAQAEHCNGVTIFPRSYFYPIHYGYEEDQLESIFREGEGLGRAFLSNTHAFSLHLFHSLSHQGRVSPAGDSVLSEVAQRNCPDVFQIVKTKDLWL, from the exons ATGGGCCATCACCTTTTACTTGCAGTGAT AAAAGTCGAGATGTTCCTTAACAGCATCAACAAAAAGAGGCGAGTGAAAGTGAATGTTATCTTGTTAGTGTGCGCGTGGACCCTGAGTGTAACCCTGATCGTTCCGCTGATGGTGAAAAATGGTGGAGCAATGTGGAACAGAGCAGATGTTGATGAAGCCAGCTGGATGTATCACCTTTGTCCTCACTATCACGCGAAGCCTAGCGCACGGGACACGCTCAGCTGGCGCCCTCCTTCCGCGCAAGACATCTTCTTCACACAGACTTCGTGCGCAGTCGCTCTCTCCATAAGGGAG GCGTGTGCTGTGGAGAGCGCCGcgcgtcatcatcctcatcagcagGTCCTTGTCTTCATGACTGCACCTGACCTGGACCGCTCTCACCCTCTTCTGCAG TTGCTGCAGACGCTAAGCAACGTGCAACTGGCGTGGTTAGATCTGGACCAGGTATTCGTGGAGGGCGCGGTGGGACAGTGGCACCGAGATCGCCTGTGGATGTACAGCGAAG GTCGGACTTCGGCTGAGGTGAGTGACGCCGTGAGGGCCGAGTTGCTACGTCGCTATGGAGGAACATACATTGATTTGGACGCCATAACTCTCCAGCCTTTGCCCAACACCACGAACTGGCTGGGCCGCATTGACTCTAATTTAGTCACCGCGGCCGTGTCACGTTTTGCTCCAGGAAACCCACTTCTTCAG CACAGTCTTTGGCTAATAGCGTGCCGTCTCCTTAACACAA AAGTTTCGTCTCCGTCCTCTGCGCCGCCCTCCAGAATCACGGAAGGCCGGCGGCGGGGCGCGAGGGTCTGGGTTGGTAGAAGGAGACTGACGGCAAAAAATGGCGAGGAATGTCCTAGT TCTGTAGTAGACAACATCCCGTCGTCCTTCAATCCCCAAGGATGCTGCAGCATCGGGCCCAACCTCTTCACACACATCCTCCACCAGAGCTGCCCCAAGAAcgtcaccaccccctcctccgccgATCCCGCTCAGGCCGAGCACTGCAACGGCGTCACGATTTTCCCCAGGTCCTACTTCTACCCCATCCACTACGGGTACGAGGAGGACCAGCTGGAGAGCATcttcagggagggagagggcctgGGGCGCGCGTTCCTCTCCAACACGCACGCCTTCTCGCTacatctctttcactccctctcccaccaggGTCGTGTTTCTCCCGCCGGCGACTCTGTCCTCAGTGAAGTTGCGCAGAGGAACTGTCCCGATGTTTTTCAGATCGTGAAAACTAAAGATCTGTGGCTCTAG